In Bactrocera dorsalis isolate Fly_Bdor unplaced genomic scaffold, ASM2337382v1 BdCtg356, whole genome shotgun sequence, the genomic stretch gaaaaatttcacaatcttatattgaggtgtagaatcgatttattagtacatatgcattaagcagtcgataccaagttgcgtaaaaatatgaactatacatatttatgctaattaaccgttttgaggttattggagttgtcatatagccataacgacagtgtatttggaaaaatttcacaatcttgtattaaggtgtagaatcgattttttagtacatatgcactaagcaaacgataccaagttgcgtaaaaatatgaactatacatatttatgctaattagctgttttgaggttattggagttgtcatatagccataacgacagtgtatttggaaaaatttcacaatcttatattaaggtgtggaatcgattttttagtacacatgcactaagcactcgatacaaagttgcgtaaaaatatgaactatacatatttatactaattagctgtattgaggttattggagttgtcatatagccataacgacagtgtatttggaaaagtttcacaatcttatattaaggtgtagaatcgattttgtagtacatatgcactaagaaatcgataccaagttgcgtaaaaatatgaactatacatatttatgctaattagctgttttgaggttattggagttgtcatatagccataacgacagtgtatttggaaaagtttcacaatcttatattaaggtgtagaatcgattttgtagtacatatgcactaagtaaccgataccaagttgcgtaaaaatatgaactatacatatttatgctaattagctgttttgaggttattggagttgtcatatagccataacgacagtgtatttggaaaaatttcacaatcttatattaagttgtagaatcgattttgtagtacatatgcaataagcaaccgatactaagttgcgtaaaaatatgaactatacatatttatgttaattagctgtattgagggtattggagttgtcatacagccataacgacagtgaatttggaaaaatttcacaatcttatattaaggtgtagaatagtTTTGTAATACAcgtgcactaagcaatcgataccaagttgcgtaaaaatatgaactatacatatttatgctaattaaccgttttgaggttattggagatgtcatatagccgtaacgatagtgtatttggaaaaatttcacaatcttatattaaggtgtagaatcgattttttagtacatatgcactaagaaatcgataccaagttgcgtaaaaatatgaactatacatatttatgctaattagctgttttgaggttattggagttgtcatatagccataacgacagtgtatttggaaaaatttcacaatcttatattaaggtgtagaatcgattttttagtacatatgcactaagcaatcgataccaagttgcgtaaaaatatgaactatacatatttatgctaattagctgttttgaggttattggagttgccatacagccataacgacagtgtatttggaaaaatttcacaatcttttattaaggtgtagaatcgatattttagtacgcatgcactaaacaatctataccaaaatgcgtaaaaatatgaactatacatatttatgttaattagctgttttgaggttattggagatgtcatatagtcataacgacagtgtatttggaaaaatttcacaatcttatatttagatgtagaatcgattttttagtacagatgcattaagcactcgatattaagttgcgtaaaaatatgaactatacatatttatgctaattagctgttttgaggttattggagttgacATATAGCctcaacgacagtgtatttggaaaaatttcacaatcttatattaaggtgtagaaccgattttttagtacagatgcactaagcaatcgataccaagttgcgtaaaaatatgaactatacatatttatgctaattagaagttttgaggttattggagttgtcatatagctgtaacgacagtgtatttggaaaaatttcacaatcttatattaaggtgtagaatcgattttttagtacatatgcactaagcaatctataccaagttgcgtaaaaatatgaactatacatatttatgctaattagctgttttgaggttattggagttgtcatatagccataacgacagtgtatttggaaaaatttcacaatcttatattaaggtgtagaatcgattttttagtacatatgcactaagcaatctataccaagttgcgtaaaatatgaactatacaccaagttgcgtaaaaatatgaactatacatatttatgataattagctgttttgaggttattggagatgtcatatagccataacgacagtgtatttggaaaaatttcacaatcttatattaaggtgtagaatcgattttttagtacagatgcactaagcaatcgataccaagttgcgtaaaaatatgaactatacatatttatgcttattagccgttttgaggttattggagttgtcatatagccgtaacgacagtgtatttggaaaaatttcacaatcttatattaaggtgtagaaccgattttttagtacatatgcactaagcaatctataccaagttgcgtaaaaatatgaactatacatatttatgctaattaaccgttttgaggttattggagttgtcatatagccataaaaacagtgtatttggagaaatttcacaatcttatattaaggcgtagaatcgatattttagtacacatgcactaagcaatcgataccaagttgcgtaaaaatatgaactgtacatatttatgctaattagctgttttgaggttattggagttgtcatatagccataacgacagtgtatttggaaaaatttcacaatcttatattaaggtgtagaatcgatttttagtacatatgcactaagcaagctataccaagttgcgtaaaaatatgaactatacatatttatgctaattagctgttttgaggttattggagatgtcatatagccgtaacaacagagtattaggaaaaatttcacaatcttatattaaggtgtagaatcgattttttagttcatatgcactaagcaatcgataccaagttgcgcaaaaatatgaactatacatatttatgctaattagctgttttgaggttattgtagttgtcatatagccataacgacagtgtatttggaaaaatttcacaatcttatattaaggtgtagaatcgattttttagtacatatgcactaagcaacctataccaagttgcgtaaaaatatgaactatacatatttatgctaattaaccgttttgaggttattggagttgtcatatagccataacgacagtgtatttggaaaaatttcacaatcttatattaaggtgtagaatcgattttttagtacaaatgcactaagcaatcgataccaagttgcgtaaaaatatgaactatacatatttatgctaattaaccgttttgaggttattggagttgtcatatagccataacgacagtgtatttggaaaaatttcacaatcttatattaaggtgtagaatcgattttttagtacatatgcactaagcaatcgataccaagttgcgtaaaaatatgaactatacatatttatgctaattaaccgttttgaggttattggagttgtcatatagccataacgacagtgtatttggaaaaatttcacaatcttatattaaggtgtagattcgattttttagtacatatgcaccaagcaatctataccaagttgcgtaaaaatatgaactttacatatttatgctaattagctgttttgatgttattggagttgtcatatagccataacgacattgtatttggaaaaatgtcacaatcttatattaaggtgtagaatcgattttttagtacatatgcactaagcaatcgataccaagttgcgtaaaaatatgaactatacatatttatgctaattaaccgttttgaggttattggagttgtcatatagccataacgacagtgtatttggaaaaatttcacaatcttatattaaggtgtagaatcgattttttagtacatatgcactaagcaatcgataccaagttgcgtaaaaatatgaactatacatatttatgctaattaaccgttttgaggttattggagttgtcatatagccataacgacagtgtatttggaaaaatttcacaatcttatattaaggtgtagaatcgattttttagtacatatgcactaagcaatcgataccaagttgcgtaaaaatattaactatacatatttatgctaattagctgttttgaggttattggagttgtcatatagccataacgacagtgtatttggaaaaatttcacaatcttatattaaggtgtagaatcgattttttagtacatatgcactaagtaaccgataccaagttgcgtaaaaatatgaactatatttatttatgctaattaaccgttttgaggttattggagttgtcatatagccataacgacagtgtatttggaaaaatttcacaatcttatattaaggtgtagaatcgattttttagtacatatgcactaagcaatctataccaagttgcgtaaaaatatgaactataaatttttatgctaattaaccgttttgaggttattggagttgtcatatagccataacgacagtgtatttggaaaaatttcacaatcttatattaaggtgtagaatcgattttttagtacatatgcactaagcaatcgataccaagttgcgtaaaaatatgaactatacatatttatgctaattaaccgttttgaggttattggagttgtcatatagccataacgacagtgtatttggaaaaatttcacaatcttatattaaggtgtagaatcgattttttagtacatatgcactaagcaatcgataccaagttgcgtaaaaatatgaactatacatatttatgctaattaaccgttttgaggttattggagttgtcatatagccataacgacagtgtatttggaaaaatttcacaatcttatattaaggtgtagaatcgattttttagtacatatgcactaagcaatcgataccaagttgcgtaaaaatatgaactatacatatttatgctaattaaccgttttgaggttattggagttgtcatatagccataacgacagtgtatttttaaaaatttcactatcttatattaaggtgtagaatcgatttttagtacatatgcactaagcaatcgataccaagttgcgtaaaaatatgaactatacatatttatgctaattagctgttttgaggttattggagttgtcatatagccataacgacagtgtatttggaaaaatttcacaatcttatattaaggtgtagaatcgattttttagtacatatgcactaagcaatcgataccaagttgcgtaaaaatatgaactatacatatttatgctaattagctgttttgaggttattggagttgtcatgtagccgtaacgacagtgtatttggaaaaatttcacaatcttatattaaggtgtagaatcgattttttagtacagatgcactaggcaatctataccaagttgcgtaaaaatatgaactatacatatgtatgctaattaaccgttttgaggttattggagttgtcatatagccataacgactgagtatttggaaaaatttcacaatcttatattaaggcggagaattgattttttagtacatatgcactaagtaaccgataccaagttgcgtaaaaatatgaactatacatatttatgcttattagccgttttgaggttattggagatgtcatatagccataacgacagtgtatttggaaaaatttcacaatcttatattaaggtgtagaatcgattttatagtacatatgcactacgcaatagataccaagtttcgtgaaaatatgaactatacatatttatgctaattaaccgttttgaggttattggagttgtcatatagccataacgacagtgtatttggaaaaaattcacaatcttatattaaggtgtagaatcgattttttagtacatatgcactaagcaatcgatacccagtttcgtaaaaatatgaactatacatatttatgctaattaaccgtcttgaggttattggagttgtcatatagccataacgacagtgtatttggataaatttcacaatcttatattaaggtgtagaatcgattttttagtacatgtgcactaagcaatctataccaagttgcgtaaaaatatgaactatacatatttatgctaattagctgttttgaggttattggagttgtcatatagccataacgacagtgtatttggaaaaatttcacaatcttatattaaggtgtagaatcgattttttagtacagatgcactaagcaatcgataccaagttgcgtaaaaatatgaactatacatatttatgctaattagctgttttgaggttattggagatgtcatatagccataacgacagtgtatttggaaaaatttcacaatcttatattaaggtgtagaatcgattttttagtacatatgcactaagtaaccgataccaagttgcgtaaaaatatgaactacacatatttatgctaattagctgttttgaggttattggagttgtcatatagccataacgacagtgtatttggaaaaatttcacaatcttatattaaggtgtagagtcgattttttagtacatatgcactaagcaatctataccaagttgcgacaaaatatgaactatacatatttatgcttattagccgttttgatgttattggagttgtcatatagccataacgacagtgtatttggaaaaatttcacaatcttatattaaggtgtagaatcgattttttagtacatatgcactaagcaatcgataccaagttgcgtaaaaatatgaactatacatatttatgctaattagctgttttgaggttattggagttgtcatatagccataacgacagtgtatttggaaaaatttcacaatcttatattaaggtgtagaatcgattttttagtacagttgcactaagcaatcgataccaagttgcgtaaaaatatgaactatacatatttatgctaattagctgtttcgaggttattggagatgtcatatagccgtaacgacagtgtatttggaaaaatttcacaatcttatattaaggtgttagATAACACCAGCACTTACTTGTTGAGTCACTCCAGAATAAGAAcactatttttttgtattattgccAATAACTGTCCtttaattatttaaggaatTTATTTGCACAAGCTTTTCACAATTGTGTTTGAAATCAAGGGTCACAAGAACAATCTCCCTGGTCGGATACCAGTGGAGGGCCAGTAAATGCGTGGAAGAACCGTATATTGATGAGCTCCTTGGTCGGATACCAATGGAGGTTGTACCAAGTATATTGTAGAAAAGAACACCGAAATTGAGTTGATTGAAGAAAACTGAGAGAAGCTGCTGCGCGCCGAAAAAAGCCAAGAAAACGTCCGCTGATGTTAATCGCTTGTAATTCGTGATCGAAAGAGCGCGGCTTCTTCCAGGATGAGGCTTTTTGCTCGTTGGGCTGTGGAGAGTTTTGGTGGGTTTGggcgtgtattggtgtgtgtgtgtgtgtgtgtggactgCTGCTTCCAATCGCTGAGTGTTGTCTCcaggtgtggtgagtgtgcCAGTGTTGCTTTGTGAGTGGAGTGTTGTGTGGTGTAGTAGTGTATGGGGGCGGAAAGCctaactcatttagccatcccggcccccctaggcgaaagTTCAGCCTAGCAATCGCTGAAGTTGTTGCAACGTTGCCACAACGTTGCTAAGTCCGGACGTGCGCCGGTAGTGGGGTCTTTGACGATGGCGCCTGATGGGTACTGCGTTTCGCGGACGCCATAGACGGGACTCAGGAGGTGGTGGCGGTCTTCGTCGTCGTGCCACACGGCTGGGTTGCTGCCGTCTGCGAGTGGCAGGTGGCCGACCAACCTCACGTCTTGGGGTGCGGTGGAGCAGCGTGTGATGCTGCCGGCCACACATTTGGCACAATGCCCCAGAGTCACAGTCCTCAGTCGCGTGCATGTGTGTCAGACAATTGTTGCAATGCCCATGCGCCTGTGCTACCTGCTGCCGCTGGATGGGTGACATGCCCTTGAAGAGCCCACAGTGTTGCAGTCGATGGGGGCGGCGACAAAGGGGGCATCGTATGCGATGCGGCTCCGCTGGTGGTGACGGTGTGGGTGGTGGTGCTCGTGTGCCATTACGAGCTGCAGTTGACGGTGCGGATGCGGTGACTGTACGGGGCGCCGCGGTTGGGACAACCCCAGGACTGGGAACACTGATGGCCGATCGCAGTGTTGGTGTTGGAGTTGACATGCTCTCTGAATCCATATTTGCCTGTATGGAGAAAAGGTCGTATTTAGTTGCAActcatttctatatattatgAAATTGTGCGATTTGTAACCAACTGTATTTGGTTTGTCAGAGTTTACTAATCTacccattattttttaatatctttttgatttattatgtgCGATTGATTTCGGTTTCAGTTATTAACGGATGTTTCATTTTCTGCGAGTCGGTATTATTGTACGGATTGTATGGATTGTTCATTACGCGCATTTTCGCTATTATCTGCGGTTGGTAGGAAGCACAGTTTAACGAGCGGTCTGGTcagcgttccgttttgcgtacggagatcgactactcggatatgaccgtcggagccgtgatgaagcttctctatgcgaccaagccgccattctgtaggggggagacaatcaTCGTGTATTAGGACAAagtctccaagctttggcgccttTTCGGGAGTTTTCCAGCGGTACCTTttgtgaaggtcctttatatactcctccttccatcggcggctgaaattatgatggagaattttaattctttcccatctatttagcaaggaaagcgactccacgcctggctcaggtatggccagaatgggtgctcctttgagaaagtgccctggtgtaagagctgttagatctgagggatcttgcgagagtgtcgtcaatggccgtgaattgagaacggcttcaatacgaattaataatgttgtaaattcttcgaagttaaatttgtagtttccagctacttttttaaagtgggatttaaagctttttaccgctgattcccataaaccacccatatgaggagcgcttggagggatgaactgccagttaatgccttggggagcgtacttttgtacaatctcaggggaaacttgtttgataaagtccacaaactgtttttcggtggctctttgagcACCTATAAATGTCTTGCCGTTGTCGCTCATGAGCTTTGACGGAAAACCACGTCgcccgacgaagcgagcaaatgccgcgaggaaagcctcttttgtcagattactacatagctcgaggtgtactgcttttgtcgtaaaacagacaaagacagccacgtagcctttcatcattgtgggagaccttaacatggacgcctttatttgaaaaggcccagcaaaatcgacacctgtgatagtgaagggcagagcaaagttgcagcgttccggtggaagtgctgccataatctgtgttcgcatcttttgtttatgcatagtgcaaatcttgcacgaaaaaatgcatttctttatctttGGCTTGAGTCTTGGGATATAAAACTCTTGGCGGACTATTTGCTGCATGAGGCGGTGTTCTGCATGTAATAATAGTACGTGGACATAATTGAGATATAATGTGGCAAGTTGCGATCTCTCTGGTATAACAATGGGATGACGTTCGTtatacgttaggcttgaattggCAAGCCGACCATTTGCACGAAGTAGACCCTTTGTATCTAtgaatgggtttagtactaagagtgagctctttttgtcaattggcttcgattctcttagcaACGATAGCTcttggctgaagtagcgcgcttgagtagatgcgataagagcgacctttgctttttgtaagtctaggtgcgtcactgtatcgcctTGGGGATATCCGGTGCGTATTCCCTTAATtctaagtttgagtcgctcGATGAATTTGAACATGTAAGCGATTACCCTGAGGGCTCGGGGGTAAGATGAAAATCTctcaaggatgtcagtatcaTCCAATGTTGTGTGAAAGGAGTCGatctttcgactttctggggcaataatgttgcgcatgagcgattgtggccaagaatcgggagattctgttaaccatcgggggccattccaccagagggtggtggtggcaaggtgcagaggtttgcaccctcttgtacctagatcagcaggattgtcagcactggctacgtgtcgccaagtggctgatcccactaggtcaagaatttgagacgttcgattggagatatacgtcttccatgcatgtggtggtttttccaaccaggctaatacaatctcggaatcggaccagagatataatttattttttgccataTTCAGTTGCGTTTGCACTATGGATGCTAGTTTGGCAAGTAGTAGTGCACCACATAGTTctagtcgtggtagacttatggtttttagaggagccacctttgcttttgcaactagtaagtggcttgtggtcgctttgtcgctttgtgtgcgaacatatatagtggcgcaatacgccttttcagaggcgtcacaaaagccgtgtagttcgactttgtgctctgggaTATAATTAACCCATCTtgggatttgtatttgtgtgatatcttttagattgctcgcgaactgggaccacttttctaaacgaagtggttttacttgctcgtcccagtcggtaccatctagccataattcttgtatcaggattttggcttgtatcataattggcgatagccatcctgcggggtcaaaaagttttgccacagaggagagaatttggcgttttgtaatggcggacagtgcggatatggactcagttgtgtatgaaaactggtccgatatcgcattccattggatgcccagagtttttgttgtactttccttttcgaaaataaggaaattagtgtccaacaaattttcttttggtatattttttaatatagttgggtgatttgccgtaatcttttttaatggaaaccctgcggatttgagggcttggattacttgtgatagtgattcgtatgcttgtggaagactgtgacttccagacagaatatcgtctacatacgtttgtgattttaacacctgggtcgccagaggaaattcggacttggtgttttcagccaattcatggagtgttcgaatggctaagtatggggcacagttaacgccaaaggtcactgtttttagcttgtagtcgcgtagtggactattgggggattttcggaaaataattcgctgaaaatcttaatcgtctttatgtacgactatttgtctatacattttctcgacgtccccgttgaatacgtatttgaatatacgccagtttagaataagcagcattaaatcaggttggagcgtgggtcccgtaaacaggatatcgtttagggaattccccgagctagtggatcttgaggcgttgaagacaactcttactttagttgtttttttatctggctttactaccgcatgatgtggcaagtaaaatgaatagtatttgcc encodes the following:
- the LOC125780268 gene encoding uncharacterized protein LOC125780268, translated to MQQIVRQEFYIPRLKPKIKKCIFSCKICTMHKQKMRTQIMAALPPERCNFALPFTITGVDFAGPFQIKASMLRSPTMMKGYVAVFVCFTTKAVHLELCSNLTKEAFLAAFARFVGRRGFPSKLMSDNGKTFIGAQRATEKQFVDFIKQVSPEIVQKYAPQGINWQFIPPSAPHMGGLWESAVKSFKSHFKKVAGNYKFNFEEFTTLLIRIEAVLNSRPLTTLSQDPSDLTALTPGHFLKGAPILAIPEPGVESLSLLNRWERIKILHHNFSRRWKEEYIKDLHKRYRWKTPEKAPKLGDFVLIHDDCLPPTEWRLGRIEKLHHGSDGHIRVVDLRTQNGTLTRPLVKLCFLPTADNSENARNEQSIQSVQ